In Novipirellula caenicola, one genomic interval encodes:
- the phaC gene encoding class III poly(R)-hydroxyalkanoic acid synthase subunit PhaC, translated as MTPLLDVFFDYQKMAWQETFRMQERMLNMAKVPKIAGNVQIAHSPHDVVYEEDALQLLRFRNDSVDLAEPILICYALVNRPYILDLESRRSVVRQLLKRGFEVYLIDWGIPTAADRSLRLKDYVCGFLKNVVDFVCEDADSPQVNLLGYCMGGTMSTMFTALYQSQVRNLILMAAPIDFDDNGGLLNLWTREEHFDVDGLIDAFGNCPGSFLQSTFQLRDPIQNFVAKYQSFYEKLDDEDFLENYFAMEHWANDNIPIAGETFREFVKKLYQRNELIKGEFRLNGKLVRLSEITCPLLMLVADRDDLVPAASTLAIEKYVRSKDVQAMSIDAGHIGLAVGSRSHRQLWPNVAMWIADRSTNR; from the coding sequence ATGACACCTCTTTTGGATGTGTTCTTTGACTACCAAAAAATGGCTTGGCAAGAAACGTTTCGGATGCAAGAGCGAATGCTGAACATGGCCAAGGTGCCTAAGATCGCCGGCAACGTGCAGATCGCACATTCGCCGCATGACGTGGTGTACGAGGAAGACGCACTTCAACTGTTGCGTTTTCGCAACGATTCGGTCGATTTGGCCGAGCCGATCTTGATTTGCTACGCACTGGTCAATCGGCCCTATATTCTGGATTTGGAATCCCGACGGAGCGTCGTTCGTCAATTGCTGAAGCGAGGTTTTGAAGTCTATTTGATCGATTGGGGAATCCCCACGGCGGCCGATCGTTCTTTGAGGTTGAAGGACTATGTCTGCGGTTTTTTAAAGAACGTCGTCGACTTTGTTTGCGAAGACGCGGACTCGCCTCAAGTCAATCTGCTGGGTTACTGTATGGGAGGCACAATGTCCACGATGTTCACGGCATTGTACCAATCCCAGGTACGTAATTTGATCTTGATGGCGGCTCCCATCGACTTTGACGACAATGGTGGACTGCTGAATCTATGGACTCGTGAAGAGCACTTTGATGTCGACGGTCTGATCGATGCGTTTGGAAATTGCCCCGGATCGTTTTTGCAGTCGACGTTTCAATTACGTGATCCGATCCAAAACTTTGTGGCAAAGTATCAAAGTTTTTATGAAAAGTTAGACGACGAGGATTTTCTCGAAAACTACTTCGCGATGGAACATTGGGCGAACGACAACATCCCAATTGCTGGAGAAACGTTCCGCGAGTTTGTGAAGAAACTGTATCAACGCAACGAGCTGATCAAAGGCGAATTCCGTCTGAATGGCAAATTGGTTCGGCTCAGCGAGATCACTTGTCCGCTGCTCATGCTGGTTGCCGACCGCGACGATCTCGTCCCGGCTGCTTCTACGTTGGCGATTGAAAAATACGTCCGTTCCAAAGACGTACAGGCAATGTCGATTGACGCAGGGCACATTGGGTTGGCGGTGGGGTCGCGGTCGCATCGTCAACTTTGGCCCAACGTCGCAATGTGGATCGCCGACCGATCGACCAATCGCTAG
- a CDS encoding beta-ketoacyl-ACP reductase has translation MSAELQQVTYEPFEQPCLSLQGKKALVTGGSRGIGKAIALTLAAQGADVALTYYTGCKFAEDVCAQIRDMGRLSGCYAHDIGDRETVHELRPHVMEDLGQVDILINNAGIARDRSFKKMSIEMWDDVLAVNLTGVFHMAKQFVDDMADRGWGRIVNISSVVGEVGNFGQANYAAAKAGVLGLTKTLAREYARKGVTVNAIAPGFIKTRMMQGIPDSALQAVINQTPMGRLGDPSEIAAGVAFLSSPAAGFITGHVLDINGGIKM, from the coding sequence ATGTCGGCGGAGCTACAACAAGTCACCTACGAACCGTTTGAACAGCCCTGTTTATCACTGCAAGGCAAAAAGGCACTGGTCACCGGTGGGTCACGTGGGATCGGCAAAGCGATTGCTTTGACATTGGCCGCACAAGGGGCGGACGTTGCGCTAACCTATTACACGGGTTGCAAGTTTGCAGAGGACGTCTGTGCTCAGATACGTGACATGGGGCGGCTGAGTGGTTGTTATGCCCATGATATCGGGGACCGTGAAACCGTTCACGAATTGCGGCCTCATGTGATGGAGGATCTCGGACAAGTCGATATTTTGATCAACAATGCGGGCATTGCCCGCGATCGCTCGTTCAAAAAAATGTCGATCGAAATGTGGGACGATGTGTTGGCGGTGAACTTGACGGGGGTCTTCCACATGGCGAAGCAATTCGTCGACGACATGGCCGATCGTGGTTGGGGACGGATCGTCAACATCAGTAGTGTGGTCGGAGAAGTCGGAAATTTTGGACAGGCCAATTACGCCGCGGCAAAGGCCGGGGTATTGGGATTAACCAAGACGTTGGCTCGCGAATACGCTCGCAAAGGGGTTACCGTGAACGCGATTGCTCCCGGGTTCATCAAAACTCGGATGATGCAGGGGATTCCCGACAGCGCGTTGCAAGCCGTGATCAATCAAACGCCGATGGGGCGTTTGGGCGACCCGAGCGAGATTGCCGCTGGCGTCGCTTTCTTGTCCTCACCCGCCGCGGGATTTATCACCGGCCATGTGCTGGACATTAACGGCGGGATCAAAATGTAG
- a CDS encoding GNAT family N-acetyltransferase — translation MQIRPAHIDDQIDLERIYCDSISSAAWLPDSVRRSVISFAADSEGEIVHVASDAGNKVQGFISVWQPESFIHHLYVAPSFQQQGVGTMLLQSLATWLPRPWRLKCTQANEAAFAFYKKRGWNVIEPGQSDHGPYWLMQCESIPIAIQRR, via the coding sequence ATGCAAATCCGACCGGCTCATATCGATGATCAAATCGACCTGGAACGCATCTATTGCGACTCGATTTCGTCGGCCGCCTGGTTGCCCGATTCCGTCCGCCGCAGCGTCATTTCCTTTGCGGCGGATTCTGAGGGTGAAATCGTTCACGTTGCGAGTGACGCCGGGAACAAGGTGCAGGGTTTCATCTCGGTGTGGCAGCCCGAGTCGTTTATCCATCACTTGTACGTCGCCCCTTCGTTTCAGCAGCAGGGTGTGGGAACGATGCTGCTACAGTCGCTTGCCACATGGTTACCACGTCCATGGCGGCTGAAGTGCACTCAAGCGAACGAAGCGGCGTTCGCGTTTTACAAGAAGCGTGGATGGAACGTCATCGAACCGGGGCAGAGCGATCATGGCCCCTACTGGCTGATGCAATGCGAATCGATCCCGATCGCAATCCAACGCAGATAA